The Sorangiineae bacterium MSr11954 DNA segment GGTCAATCGGTGGATTGGGGCGCCTTCTTCGAACCGCTCGGAGCGCGCCGGATGGCATTGCCGACGTATGCCTTTCAACACGAACGCTATTGGCTGGATGCGCCCAAGGCAGCTACGGGCGATATGGCCTCTGTGGGCCTCGCGGCGGCGGAGCACCCGTTCCTCGGAGCGGAAGTCGCGCTGGCGGAAGGAGACGGCCTGGTTCTCACGGGGGCATTGTCGCTGGAGAGCCAAAGTTGGCTACGAGAGCACGACGTGTTCGGCACGGTGATCTTACCGGGGACGGCATTTCTGGAGCTGGCATTTGCGGCAGGGGAGCGCGTCGGGCTGGAACGCGTGGAGGAGCTGGTCCTGGAGGCGCCGCTGGGGATACGGGAGAAGGCGCGGGTGCAGATGCAAGTGGTGATCGGGAGCCTGGAGGAGCAGGGAGGCCGCCCGCTGAGCATCTATGCGCGCGAGAGCGGAGCGGAGGGAGAGGTGGGCTGGATTCGGCACGCGAGCGGCAGACTGGGTCCGTCCGCACCGCCGGCAACGCAGGAGCAGTCAATATGGGATTACGCCGCATGGCCCCCGGCGGGAGCGAGAGCGATCCCCCTGGACGAGCTCTACGAGCGCCTGTCCAACGCAGGGTTGGTCTACGGCCCGTCCTTCCAAGGCCTGCACGCGGCATGGAAACGAGGCGAAGACCTCTTCGTCGAGGTGCAGCTACCGGAGCGGATGGCGGAAGAAGCGGGGCAGTACCACCTGCACCCCGCGCTCCTGGACAGCGTACTGCACGCACTCGCGCTGAACATCGAAGAACCCCGTGACAACGACGGCCGGAGTCAGGGCGCGCCCGGCAAGGGCGTCGTCGACGCTTGGGAGCCCGCGCTACCATTCTCGTGGACGGGCGCCACCTTGCCGCTCGCGAGCAGCTCCCGCCTGCGGGCGCAGCTCTCACGCAAACCGGACGGCGGCATCGCCATGACCCTGGGAGACGCCTCGGGCCGGCGGGTCGCGCAGGTGCAAACGCTGCTCACCCGCCCCGTTTCGCGCGACCGTTGGCTGCTCCCTTCTTCTGCTTCTTCTTCTTCCCAAGAATCGATGTACGTCGTGAATTGGATTCCATGCCGGCCATCCGACATTGGATCACCCACCCGGACGCACGCACAACACTGGGCCCTTTTGGGGGACGACGATGGCCCTTGGACCGAGGCGCTCGAGGCCACGGTTGGACGGCTGGATCGATATCCCGATTTGGCATCGCTCTGCGCAGCCCTCGCAGACGGCGCAACAATGCCCGAGCGGGTGGTTTGCCCGTGGATGGCTTCCGCGACCTCGAACACGGATCCGTTGCCCATGATCCACGACACGGCACGCCGTGCGCTCTCGTTTCTCCAAGCGTGGATCGCCGAGGAGCCGCTCGCGAATACCCACCTCGTGCTCCTAACCCATCGGGCGATGGCCTCGGGCTCGGACGAAACCTGGGTCGACTTGCCGAACGCCCCTCTCTGGGGACTCGCCCGCTCGGTGCAGTCGGAGCACCCCGAATTGCGAATGACATTGGCCGACTTCGATGGCACGGATGCATCCATTCGCGCGTTATCGAACGCGCTCCCATTCGGCGAGCCGCAGATCGCCGCACGCTCGGGAGCCCTACACATTCCGCGGTTCGCCCGCGCCATGTCGAGGGCCAACGCCATACCGGCCCGCCTGAGTGGGACGTATTTGATAACGGGAGGCACGGGAGGGCTTGGAGGAGAGGTCGCGGAGCTCGTGGTGAAGCGGGGTGTGGGGCGAGTGATTCTGCTGTCGCGGCAAGGTGAGAGTGCGCCGGGGGCGAAGGAGCTGAAGGCGCGGTTGGAGAAGGCGGGCGCCGAGGTGCGGGTGGAAGCGTGCGACGTGGGCGAGCGAGCGCAATTGGAAGAGGTGTTGAAGGAGATCGAGGGAGAGTGGGGGCTGGATGGAGTGATCCACACGGCGGGGGTGTTGGAAGACGGGGTCGTGGAGAAGCAAACGGAGGAGAGCCTCGTGCGGGTGATGCGAGGGAAGGTGGATGGGGCGTGGCACCTTCACGAGCTGACCCGAGGAATGAGGCTGGAAGCGTTCGTGATGTTCTCGTCGGTGTCGGGGTTGGTTGGAGGAGCAGGACAAAGCAACTACGCGGCGGCGAATGCATTTTTGGATGCGCTGGCGCACCACCGAAGATCGCAGGGGTTGTCGGGGCAATCGCTGGCGTGGGGGAGGTGGACGGTGGGGAAAGGGATGGGGTCGCAGTTGAGCGAGGGCGCCGAAGAGCGGATGGAGAGGTGGGGAGTGGGAGGGCTGGGGCGAGAGGAAGGATTGGAGCTGTTCGAAGAGGCGCTCGGGCGAGAGGAGGCGCTGTTGGTGCCCGCGAAGCTGCAGGTCAGGGAGGTGAGGAGGCGGGCGAAGGAGGGGGAACGAATCGAGCCGCTGCTGCGTGGGTTGATGCCGGAGTGGCGCGAGAGAGGAGAAGGGGAGGGATTTGCGGAGCGGGTGAGGGGGATGGGGGAAGAGGAGCGGGGAAAGTACGTGATGGAGGTGGTGCGCGAAGAGGTGGGTCGCGTGCTGGGTCGGGTGAGCGGAGGAATCGAGGAGACGAGGCCGCTGCAAGAGCTTGGTCTGGATTCGTTGATGGCGGTGGAGTTGCGCAATCGGCTGGGGGCGGTGACGGGGAGGCGCTTGCCGGCGACCTTGCTGTTCGACCATCCGACGCCGCGGGCGCTCGCCCAGCGGGTGCTCACCGAAATCGCGCCCCCCGAGGCGGCGCCCATCGCGCCCGTGCTCACGGACATCGACAAGCTCGAAGGCTCTCTCGCCAGGATGGATTCGGATGAGCGCACGCGTGCCATCGTCGCGGCGCGCTTGCGGCGGCTGCTATCGAAGTGGGCCCGCGTCGAAACGGCGGCGGACGGCTCGGACATCGACGGAGCGACCAACGACGAGCTCTTTCGGCTTCTCGACCAAGAGCTCGATGCGATGGAGGCGAGCCGATGAGCGCCGGCGCGACCATGAACGAGCAAGAGCGACTTCGCGACTACCTCGCACGAGCAACTTCGGCTCTGCGCGACACCCGGAAACGGCTGCAAGAGCTCGAAGAAAAAGAGCGCGAGCCCATCGCCATCGTCTCGATGAGTTGCCGCTATCCGGGCGGTGTTCGCACGCCCGAAGATTTATGGCAGCTCCTGATGGCCGAGCGTGACGCGATATCGACATTCCCGGAGAATCGCGATTGGGACATCGATGGAGTTTACGACGTCAATCCCGATGCAGAGGGCAAGAGCTACACGCGCCAAGGCGGCTTTCTCCACGATGCCGCGGAGTTCGATCCCGCATTCTTCGGGATTAGCCCACGCGAAGCCTTGGCCATCGATCCGCAACAGCGGCTGCTCCTCGAGACGTCCTGGGAGGCGTTCGAGCGCGCCGGTCTCGATCCGGTCCGGCTCCAAGGCAGCCCCACCGGCGTCTTCGTCGGGGTCATGTACAACGACTACGCCGCGCGCCTGTCCCCCGCGCCCGAGGGCTTCGAAGGGCACGTCGGCACGGGCAGCGCGGGCAGCATTGCATCCGGGCGTATTGCCTACACCTTAGGCCTCGAAGGTCCCGCGGTGACGATCGACACGGCGTGCAGCTCGTCGTTGGTGGCGATTCACCTGGCGTGCCGGGCGTTGCGACGAGGGGAGTGCACCTTCGCGCTCGCGGGCGGGGTCACGGTGATGGCGACGCCCAGCGCATTCATCGCATTCAGCCGCCAGCGCGGCCTCTCCCCCGATGGGCGATGCCGTGCATTCTCGGAAGACGCCAATGGCGCGGGGTGGAGCGAGGGCGTGGGGATGCTGGTGCTGGAGCGGTTGTCGGAGGCGAAGCGCCTTGGGCATCCGGTGCTGGCGGTGATCCGTGGGAGCGCAGTGAACCAAGACGGGCGAAGTCAGGGCCTGACGGCGCCCAATGGTCCATCGCAGCAGCGTGTGATTGTGAAGGCTCTCGAAGATGCGGGGTTGGGCGCCGAGGACGTGGAGGTCGTGGAGGGTCACGGGACGGGGACGCCGTTGGGGGATCCAATCGAGGCGCAAGCGCTGTTGGCGACATATGGGCAGGGGCGAAAAGCGGAGGAGGCGCTGTGGCTTGGGAGCATCAAGTCGAATCTTGGCCATACGCAGGCGGCGGCGGGGGTTGCTGGGGTGATGAAGATGGTGCTGTCGATGCAGCACGGGAAGCTGCCGAAGACGTTGCACGCGGAGCGGGCGTCGACGCACGTGGATTGGTCGAGCGGTGCGGTGCGGTTGTTGACGGAGGCGCAGGAGTGGAAGGCGCAACCCGATAAGCCACGGCGCGCGGGGGTATCGTCGTTTGGAATCAGCGGAACGAATGCGCACGTTCTCATCGAAGAAGCCCCGGCGAAGGAGGCGGTAGCCGCCGCAGAATCCACGGCGCCGGAGTGCATACCGTTTCTGTTGTCGGGAAAGAGCGAAGGCGCGCTGCGGGAGCAGGCGGAGCGGCTGCGGGCGTATTTGCAGGAGGATAAAACGATATCGTTGTTGGATATCGGGTATTCGCTGGTAACGACCCGCGCGCAATTCGGCCACCGCGCGGTGGTGTTTGCGCGGGATCGAGAGCAGGCGATCGCCGCGCTGGGTCAAATCGCACGCGGAGAGCCAAGCGCGGACGCGGTGCAGGGCGAGGCGAAGGTTTCGGGGAAGGTGGCGTTCATCTACCCGGGGCAAGGGTCGCAGTGGCAAGCGATGGGCAAGGCGCTGTGGGAAGGGTCGGAGGTGTTTCGCACGGCGATGCAAGCGTGTGAGCGGGCGCTGTCGCCGCACGTGGACTGGTCGCTGCGTGCAGTGGTGTGTGGGGAGCCGGGTGCGTCCGAGACCGAGGCCGCGTCCGCGTCCGAGACCGAGGCCGCGTCCGAGACCGCGTCTGCGTCCGCGGCGATGCTGGAGCGCGTGGAGGTTGTGCAGCCCGCGCTGTGGGCGATGCATGTGTCGCTGACGGCACTATGGCGGTGGCTGGGTGTGGAGGCGCAGGCGGTGGTGGGTCACAGCCAGGGGGAGCTTGCGGCGGCGAGCGTCTCGGGTGCGCTGAGCCTGGAGGAAGCGGCGAAGGTGGTGGCGATTCGAAGCCGTTGGGTGGGACAGCTGTCGAAGCAGGGTGCGATGGCGGCGGTGGAGTTGGGGGTGGAGGAGCTGGAACGCAGGCTGGGTCGCCACGGAGAACGACTGAGCATCGCAGCGGAGAACAGCTTGCGCACGAGCGTGGTGAGCGGGGAGCCGGAGGTGGTGGAGCAGCTGTTGGAGGAGCTGAACGCAGCGGGTCGCTACGGCAAACGGATCCGGGTGGACTACGCCTCGCACAGTGCGCAAGTGGAGGCGCTGCGCGAGCCGCTGCAGAGGGAGCTGGGGAACCTAGCCCGGTCGGCGAAGCCAAGCATCGCGATGAAGTCGACGGTGACGTGCCGCCCAATCGAAGAAGGGGAGCTCGACGGAGGGTACTGGTACGCCAACCTACGGGAGCGGGTCCGGTATCGCGAGGTGATGGAGCAACTCGGTGGGGAGGGATACGGGTGGCTGATCGAGGTGAGCGCGCACCCTGTGCTGATGCAAGCGACGCAGGAAACGGCCGAACGCTGGTCGCACAGTGCAGCGACCACCGGAACGCTAAGAAAAGAGCACGGAGGAGTGGAGACGCTGATGCGCGCAGCCTCGGAGCTGTGGACGCAAGGCCTGGGGGTGGCATGGGAAAAGCTACTGAACGGAGGACGCCGCGTGGCGCTGCCGACGTACGCCTTCCAACGCGAACGCTATTGGCTGGAGGCAAGCGCGAGAAAGTCGACGGACGTGCGTGCGGCGGGAATGGATGGAACGGAGCACCCGCTGCTGGGCGCGGGGGTGTCGCTGGCGAACAGCGCAGGGTACCTGTACACGGGGCGTCTGACATTGCAGAAGCAGCGCTGGCTATCGGAGCACACGGTGTTCGAGCGGGTGCTGCTGCCTGGCGCGGCATACCTGGAGCTCGCCTGGGTAGCGGCGCAGCAGGTGGGTCTCACGAGGGTGGAGGAGCTGACATTGCAAGCGCCGATGGAGCTTCCGGCGAAGGGGAGCGTGCAATGGCAGGTGACGGTAGGAGGAGCGGATAAAGAGGGAAGGCGCCCGTGGTCGCTGCACGCGCGAAACGAAGGGCGCCCGGGAGAGGCGGGAGAGGAACGAGGCGACGAAGTCTGGACCCAACACGCGAGCGGCATGCTGGGCCACGCGGAAACGCGCGCCGCATGGGATATGGCAGAATGGCCGCCCGCCGGGGCCACGGAGCTGAGCGTGGAAGGGCTGTACGAGCGATTGGCGGAGGCCGGACTCGGTTACGGCGCCTCGTTCCGCAATGTGCGGGCAGCGTGGAGACGAGGGTACGAGACCTTCGCGGAGGTGGAGCTCGGCGCGGATCTCGACCCGCGCCATTTCGCACTTCACCCGGCTCTCCTCGATGCTGCGCTCCACCCCCTCGCCCTCGACCCCGGCGAAGCGGTGGCGACCGCCCTCCCCTTTGCATGGTCCGGCGCACGTCTGTACGCGACCGGAGCATCGACCTTGCGCGTCTGTCTCTCACGCCATCCGGCCGACGATTCCCTCTCGCTCGCCCTCGCCGACGGGGCAGGCATGCCGGTGGCCCGCATCGATGCGCTGCGCCTGCGCCCGGCCTCCCCGCAACGACTGCAGGATATGTTGCAGAATACACGCTCCGCGCATCGTCAACCCCTGTACCGCGTCGACTGGGTGCCCCTGCACGGCGCCGCGGTTGCGATCGCCGGGGAGCATTGGGCGCACATTGGTGCATCCGACGCGATGCGCGGGGCCCTGCAGCGCGCGGGAATACGGCTCGACGGCTACCGCGATCTCGCCGCGCTGCGCTCCGCCTTGGACGAAGGACGCCCCGCACCCGCCGTGGTGTTGCTCGTGCGCTCCCCGGCCCCGACGCCGTTTGCGGAACACACCGACCTCGCACCCGCCGTTCACCAGGCGACGCATGGCCTGCTCGATCACGTGCAACGCTGGCTCGCGGACCCGCGCTTGGCTGCGAGCCGCTTGGTCGTCCTCACCCAGCACGCCGTGGCGGCAGGCGAAGACGAAGGCGTCGCGCACATCGAAGATTCCGCCCTCTGGGGGCTCCTTCGCACCGCACAATCCGAGCACCCGGATGCGCAATGGGTGCTCGGCGACCACGACGCCACCGAGGTCTCGCTCCGCGCGCTGCCCGCGGCCATCGCGTCCCGTGAGCCGCAGTTCGCGCTTCGGGGTGGGGCGGTGCGGGTGCCGCGTCTCGGGCGAGCCCGGGCGCGTGCATCGTTGGACATCCCCGCATCGTCCTCGACCTGGCACCTTCACACCCCTGCCAAGGGCACGTTCGAGTCGCTCGAATTCGTGGATACCCCCGACCTCGCGGCGCCGCTGGCCGAGGGGCAGGTGCGGATCGCGGTTCGGGCCGCGGGCCTCAACTTTCGCGATGTGCTCGACGCGCTCGGCATGCTCCCGCGCGACGTCGGCCCCCTCGGAGGTGAAGGCGCCGGGGTGATCGTCGAGACGGGCCCCGGTGTGCGCGAGCTCGCCCCGGGCGATCGCGTGATGGGCATGTTCGCGAGGGCGTTCGGTCCGCTGGCCGTGGCCGACCAACGCATGATCACGCGCATGCCCGCCGCGTGGTCGTTCGCGCAGGCCGCGAGCGTTCCCATCGTATTTCTCACCGCGTATTACGGCTTGGTCGATCTCGCCGATTTGAAGGCGGGCGAGCGCTTGCTCGTGCATGCGGGCGCGGGCGGCGTGGGCATGGCCGCCATTCAGCTCGCGCGCCATCTCGGCGCCGACGTCTTCACCACCGCCAGCCCGGCCAAGTGGGACACCTTGCGCGCCCTCGGGTTCGACGATGCGCACCTCGCCACCTCGCGCTCCAGCGACTTCGAGGCGGACGTTCTGCGGTCCACGGGCGGCCTCGGCGTCGACGTCGTTCTGAACTCACTCGCGCACGAGCTCGTCGATGCCTCTCTGCGCCTGCTTCCCCGCGGGGGACGCTTCATCGAGATGGGCAAGATCGACATTCGCGATGCCGGCGCCATCGCATCGCATCACGCGGGGGTCGTCTACCGCGCCTTCGATCTGCTCGACGCCGGCCCCGATCGCATCGGCGAGATGTTGGCCGCCTTGATGTCGCTGTTCGAACGCGGGGTCCTCCAGCCTTTGCCCGTGGCCGCCTGGGATCTCCGGCGCGCCCCCGAAGCGTTCCGGTTCCTCGCACAAGCGCATCACATTGGCAAAATCGTCCTCACGCCGCCGCGCCCCCTGGACGCAGCCGGGACGGTGCTCATCACCGGCGGCACCGGCACACTCGGTGCGCGGCTCGCGCGCCACCTCGTCGAGTCCCACGGGGTGCGCCATCTTCTTCTCGTGTCGCGCCGGGGAGCTGCCGCGCCGGGGGCGGAGGCGCTCCAGCGCGAATTGGAGTCGGCCGGCGCCCGGGTCACATTGGCCGCGTGCGATGTCCGGCATCGGGCTTCGCTCGAACAGGTCCTCGGGGCGATTCCGCGCGAACATCCCTTGACGGCCGTCGTCCATGCGGCGGGCATCCTCGACGATGGGGTGCTCTCCGCGCTCACGCCGGAGCGGGTGAGCCAGGTGCTGCAGGCCAAGGTGGATGCCGCATGGAACCTTCACCTGCTCACCCGAGAGCGCGACCTATCCGCGTTCGTGCTCTTCTCTTCGCTCGCCGGCACCTTGGGCACCCCGGGCCAGGGTCACTACGCCGCCGCCAACGCCTTTCTCGATGCGCTCGCACACCACCGCCGCGCTCGAGGTCTGCCCGCGCTCTCGCTGGCGTGGGGCTTTTGGACCGAACGAAGCGGGATGACCGCCCACCTCGCCGAATCGGATGTCGCGCGCATGACGCGCCTCGGATTCGATGGCCTCGCGTCCTCCGACGCCTTGGAGCTCCTCGACCTCGCGCTCCGGCGTCCGGAGCCTTTCCTGGTCCCTGCGGCCATCGACGCGAGGGCGCTGCAACGGCGCGCGGCGGAGGGCGATGCGCTCCCCGCGGTTCTGCGCGATCTCGTTGGCGCGCCGGCATGGCGCACGGTCGCCGCGGAGGCTCCGGAGCGCTCCGCGTTCGAACGGCGGCTGCGCGCGCTCTCGGCGGCCGAGCGGCAGCGCGCGATCGTGGAGATGGTCCACGCCGAGGTGGCGAAGTGCCTGGGCTACACGGCGGGCGCCATCGATCCCGAGCGCCCGCTCCGAGAGCTCGGCCTCGATTCGTTGATGGCCGTGGAGCTGCGCAATCGCCTTCGTGCGCTGACGGGACTGCGTCTTCCGGCCACCTTGCTCTTCGACTATCCAACCGCCTCGGCGCTGGTGGCCCGCCTGCGCGAAGAGCTCCTCGGCGCGGCCTCGTCCGAGCCTCGACCGCCGGCCCGGATGCTGCCGCGCCAACCCGAGGGCACCGGCGAGGAGCCGGTGGCGATCGTGGCGATGAGCTGCCGATTCCCCGGGGGCGTGCGGGATCCCGAGCACCTTTGGACGATGCTGACCCACGGCGCCGACGCGATTTCCGCCTTCCCCGCCGGCCGATGCGATCCCAAAGGCCTCGACGGGGACAGCGAGGAGCGCGAGACCGTCCATGGCGGCTTTCTCGTGGACGCCGATCGCTTCGACGCCACCTTCTTCGGCCTGAGCCCGCGTGAGGCGACGGTCATGGATCCGCAACACCGGCTGCTCCTCGAGACCGGCTGGGAGGCCCTCGAGCGCGCGGGCGTCGACCCCACGGCGCTCGCCGGGAGCCGCGCGGGTGTCTTCGTGGGAATTTGCAGCACGGACTATCAGCGGCTCACGCAAGCGTCCGAGGCACCCAAGGGCGGCCACGACGAGCTCTATACGTTCCTCGGCAGCTCCGCGAGCTTGGCCTCCGGACGCATCGCGTACGCGCTGGGGCTCCAGGGGCCCGCGCTGACGATCGACACGGCGTGCAGCTCGTCGCTGGTGGCGATCCACCTCGCTTGCCAAGCGTTGAAAAAGGGCGAGTGCTCGCTGGCGTTGGCCGGAGGCGCAACTGTGTTTGCGACACCCGAGCCGCTGGTGAGTTTGAGCCATCTCGAGATGCTGAGCTCCCCCGACGGGCGATGCCGCGCGTTCTCGGAAGACGCCAATGGCGCGGGGTGGAGTGAGGGCGTGGGGATGCTGGTGCTGGAGCGCTTGTCGGAGGCGAAGCGCCTCGGGCACCCGGTGCTGGCGGTGATCCGTGGGAGCGCGGTGAACCAAGACGGACGAAGTCAGGGCCTGACGGCGCCGAACGGTCCTTCGCAGCAGCGTGTGATCGTGCAGGCGCTGGACGATGCGGGGTTGGGCGCCGGGGATGTGGAGGTGGTGGAAGGTCACGGGACGGGGACGACGTTGGGGGATCCGATCGAGGCGCAGGCGCTGTTGGCGACGTACGGGCAGGGTCGAAGAGCGGAGGAGCCGCTGTGGCTTGGGAGCATCAAGTCGAATCTTGGTCATACGCAGGCGGCGGCGGGGGTCGCGGGTGTGATGAAGATGGTGCTGTCGATGCAGCACGGGAAGCTGCCGAAGACGTTGCACGCGGAGCGGGCGTCGACGCACGTGGATTGGTCGAGCGGTGGGGTGCGGTTGTTGACGGAGGCGCGGGAGTGGAGCGCGCGGGTCGATAAGCGACGGCGCGCGGGGGTATCGTCGTTTGGAATCAGCGGGACGAATGCGCACGTGATTCTAGAGGAAGCGCCCGTGGAGGAGGCGGCGGTCGTTACGGAATCCACGGTGGTGTCGGAGAGCGTGCCGCTGGTGTTGTCGGGGAAGACTGAAGAAGCGCTGCGGGAGCAGGCGGAGCGGCTGCGGGCGTATTTGCAGGAGGATAAAACGATATCGTTGTTGGATATCGGGTATTCGCTGGTGACGACCCGCGCGCAATTCGGCCACCGCGCGGTGGTGTTTGCGCGGGACCGAGAGCAGGCGGTCGCCGCGCTGGAGCAAATCGCGCGCGGGGAGCCAAGCGCGGACGCGGTGCAGGGCGAGGCGAAGGTTTCGGGGAAGGTGGCGTTCATCTACCCGGGGCAAGGGTCGCAGTGGCAAGCGATGGGCAAGGCGCTGTGGGAAGGGTCGGAGGTGTTTCGCACGGCGATGCAAGCGTGTGAGCGGGCGCTGTCGCCGCACGTGGACTGGTCGCTGCGTGCAGTGGTGTGTGGGGAGCCGGGTGCGTCCGAGACCGCGTTCGAGACCGAGACCGCGTTCGAGACCGAGGCCGCGTCCGAGACCGAGGCCGCGTCCGCGTTCGCGTCCGAGACCGAGGCCGCGTTCGCGTCCGAGACCGAGGCCGCGTCCGAGACCGCGTTCGAGACCGAGGCCGCGTCCGCGTCCGAGACCGAGGCCGCGCTCGAGACCGAGGCCGCGTCCGCGGCGATGCTGGAGCGCGTGGAGGTTGTGCAGCCCGCGCTGTGGGCGATGCATGTGTCGCTGACGGCACTATGGCGGTGGCTGGGGGTGGAGGCGCAGGCGGTGGTGGGTCACAGCCAGGGGGAACTTGCAGCGGCGAGCGTCTCGGGTGCGCTGAGCCTGGAGGAAGCGGCGAAGGTGGTGGCGATTCGAAGCCGTTGGGTGGGACAGCTGTCGAAGCAGGGTGCGATGGCGGCGGTGGAGCTGGGGGTGGAGGAGTTGGAACGAAGACTCGGTCGCCACGGGGAAAAGTTGAGCATTGCAGCGGAGAACAGCTTGCGCACGAGCGTGGTGAGCGGGGAGCCGGAGGCGGTGGAGCAGCTGTTGGGAGAGTTGAACGCAGCGGGTCGCTACGGCAAACGGATCCGGGTGGACTACGCCTCGCACAGTGCGCAAGTGGAGGCGCTGCGCGAGCCGCTGCAGAGGGAGCTGGGGGATTTGCGCGGGTCGGCGAAGCCAAGCATCGCGATGAAGTCGACGGTGACGTGCCGTGCGATCGAAGAAGGGGAGCTGGACGGAGGGTACTGGTACGCCAACCTTCGAGAGCGGGTCCGGTATCGGGAGGTGATGGAGCAACTCGGTGGGGAGGGATACGGGTGGCTGATCGAGGTGAGCGCGCACCCCGTGCTGATGCAAGCGACGCAGGAGACGGCGGAAGGCTGGTCGCACAGTGCCGCGACCACCGGAACGCTGAGAAAAGAACACGGAGGAGTGGAGACGCTGATGCGCGCAGCCTCGGAGCTGTGGACGCAAGGCCTGGCGGTGGCATGGGAAAAGCTACTAAACGGAGGACGCCGCGTGGCGCTGCCGACGTACGCCTTCCAACGCGAACGCTATTGGCTGGAGGCAAGCGCGAGAAAATCGACAGACGTGCGTGCGGCGGGAATGGATGGAACGGAGCACCCGCTGCTGGGCGCGGGGGTGTCGCTGGCGAACAGCGCAGGGTACCTGTACACGGGACGTCTGACATTGCAGAAGCAGCGCTGGCTATCGGAGCACACGGTGTTCGAGCGGGTGCTGCTGCCGGGTGCGGCATACCTGGAGCTCGCATGGGTAGCGGCGCAGCAGGTGGGTCTCACGACGGTGGAGGAGCTGACATTGCAAGCGCCGATGGAGCTTCCGGCGAAGGGGAGCGTGCAATGGCAGGTGACGGTAGGAGGAGCGGACAAAGAGGGAAGGCGCTCGTGGTCGCTGCACGCGCGAAACGAAGGGCGCCCGGGAGAGGCGGGAGAGGTGCGAGAGGCGGGAGAGGAACGAGGCGACGAAGTCTGGACCCAACACGCGAGCGGCGTGCTGGGCCACGCGGAAACGCGCGCCGCATGGGACATGGCGGAATGGCCGCCCGCCGGGGCCACGGAGCTGAGCGTGGAAGTGCTGTACGAGCGATTGGCGGAGGCCGGACTCGGCTACGGCGCCTCGTTCCGCAATGTGCGGGCAGCGTGGAGACGGGGTCACGAGACCTTCGCGGAGGTGGAGCTCGGCGCGGATCTCGACCCGCGCCATTTCGCACTTCACCCGGCTCTCCTCGACGCCGCG contains these protein-coding regions:
- a CDS encoding type I polyketide synthase; the protein is MGRELYAAFPVYRGSLDRICVCFEDALGVSLREVIFEAGNARRLEQTQYAQAALFAVEVSLVRLLESWGIRADVVMGHSVGELGAAHVAGVLSLEDACRLVAARGRLMQGVSAKGAMASLQATEAEVEERLGGRAGVSIAAVNGPRATVISGDEAAVQEVMAEFEGAGRKAKRLEVSHAFHSSHMDEVLEAFGREVAKVDYSRPQIPVISNVTGKRASDDELRSAGYWVRHVRETVRFGEGVQALEAEGVTRYVEVGPRGVLSALAAENLTERGAEESVLLAALRADRSEVETVLEVLCNLHVIGQSVDWGAFFEPLGARRMALPTYAFQHERYWLDAPKAATGDMASVGLAAAEHPFLGAEVALAEGDGLVLTGALSLESQSWLREHDVFGTVILPGTAFLELAFAAGERVGLERVEELVLEAPLGIREKARVQMQVVIGSLEEQGGRPLSIYARESGAEGEVGWIRHASGRLGPSAPPATQEQSIWDYAAWPPAGARAIPLDELYERLSNAGLVYGPSFQGLHAAWKRGEDLFVEVQLPERMAEEAGQYHLHPALLDSVLHALALNIEEPRDNDGRSQGAPGKGVVDAWEPALPFSWTGATLPLASSSRLRAQLSRKPDGGIAMTLGDASGRRVAQVQTLLTRPVSRDRWLLPSSASSSSQESMYVVNWIPCRPSDIGSPTRTHAQHWALLGDDDGPWTEALEATVGRLDRYPDLASLCAALADGATMPERVVCPWMASATSNTDPLPMIHDTARRALSFLQAWIAEEPLANTHLVLLTHRAMASGSDETWVDLPNAPLWGLARSVQSEHPELRMTLADFDGTDASIRALSNALPFGEPQIAARSGALHIPRFARAMSRANAIPARLSGTYLITGGTGGLGGEVAELVVKRGVGRVILLSRQGESAPGAKELKARLEKAGAEVRVEACDVGERAQLEEVLKEIEGEWGLDGVIHTAGVLEDGVVEKQTEESLVRVMRGKVDGAWHLHELTRGMRLEAFVMFSSVSGLVGGAGQSNYAAANAFLDALAHHRRSQGLSGQSLAWGRWTVGKGMGSQLSEGAEERMERWGVGGLGREEGLELFEEALGREEALLVPAKLQVREVRRRAKEGERIEPLLRGLMPEWRERGEGEGFAERVRGMGEEERGKYVMEVVREEVGRVLGRVSGGIEETRPLQELGLDSLMAVELRNRLGAVTGRRLPATLLFDHPTPRALAQRVLTEIAPPEAAPIAPVLTDIDKLEGSLARMDSDERTRAIVAARLRRLLSKWARVETAADGSDIDGATNDELFRLLDQELDAMEASR